From Cellulophaga lytica DSM 7489, a single genomic window includes:
- a CDS encoding LysE family translocator produces the protein MIPINDLLIFGLAALIMVLSPGPNMIYLISRSLSQGKKAGVISLLGVMCGFLFHILMVSFGLTAIFFAVPYAFIVVKFLGVAYLLYLAYKTVKSKNKIFDADQGLKSDKPLKLFNIGFLTNILNPKMAVFYLSFFPQFIKPKYGSILGQSFQLGIIQIIISFSVNFLIVISAAKMASWFSKKPIWLRIQKWFMASVLTGLAIKMALAKAK, from the coding sequence ATGATACCAATTAATGATTTACTAATATTTGGATTAGCGGCATTGATAATGGTGCTTTCGCCTGGTCCAAATATGATTTATTTAATCTCAAGGTCTTTATCGCAAGGAAAAAAAGCTGGAGTCATTTCTCTTTTAGGAGTAATGTGCGGATTTTTATTTCATATACTTATGGTGTCTTTTGGACTTACGGCAATATTTTTTGCGGTTCCATATGCATTTATAGTGGTTAAATTTCTTGGAGTAGCTTATTTATTATATTTAGCTTATAAAACTGTTAAATCCAAAAACAAAATATTTGACGCTGACCAAGGTCTTAAATCAGACAAACCTCTTAAACTCTTTAATATTGGTTTTTTAACAAATATATTGAACCCTAAAATGGCAGTATTTTATCTTTCATTTTTTCCTCAATTTATAAAACCTAAATATGGCTCTATATTAGGTCAAAGTTTTCAACTTGGAATTATACAAATAATAATAAGTTTTTCAGTTAATTTTTTGATTGTCATATCAGCTGCTAAAATGGCAAGTTGGTTCTCCAAAAAGCCAATATGGTTAAGAATACAGAAGTGGTTTATGGCTTCTGTATTAACCGGACTTGCCATAAAAATGGCATTGGCAAAAGCAAAATAA
- a CDS encoding aspartate-semialdehyde dehydrogenase, whose translation MKVAVVGATGMVGEVMLNVLQERNFPLTELLLVASERSVGKKMTYNGKEHTVIGLADAVAAKPDLAIFSAGGDTSLEWAPKFAEVGTTVVDNSSAWRMDPTKKLIVPEINASELTKEDKIIANPNCSTIQLVMVLAPLHKKYKMKRVVVSTYQSVSGTGVKAVKQLENETAGIKGEMAYPYPISRNALPHCDVFMDNGYTKEEMKLSREPQKIFNDRTFSLTATAVRIPTAGGHSESVNVEFYNDADVSEVRQVLSKAAGVVVQDNPDTNTYPMPVYAHNKDDVFVGRIRRDESQANTLNMWIVADNLRKGAATNAVQIAEYLNNNKLL comes from the coding sequence ATGAAAGTAGCCGTAGTTGGTGCCACAGGAATGGTAGGAGAAGTAATGCTTAACGTATTACAAGAACGTAATTTTCCATTAACAGAGTTATTATTAGTAGCCTCAGAACGTTCTGTAGGTAAAAAAATGACCTATAACGGCAAAGAACATACCGTTATTGGCTTGGCAGATGCTGTTGCAGCAAAACCAGATTTAGCAATTTTTTCTGCAGGCGGAGACACCTCTTTAGAATGGGCTCCAAAATTTGCAGAAGTAGGCACAACCGTAGTAGACAATTCTTCTGCGTGGCGTATGGATCCTACAAAAAAATTAATAGTTCCAGAAATTAATGCAAGTGAACTAACCAAAGAAGATAAAATTATTGCAAATCCAAACTGCTCTACCATACAGTTGGTAATGGTTTTGGCACCTTTGCATAAAAAATATAAAATGAAACGTGTAGTAGTTTCTACCTACCAATCTGTTTCAGGTACAGGCGTAAAAGCTGTAAAGCAACTAGAAAATGAAACGGCTGGCATAAAAGGAGAAATGGCTTATCCTTATCCAATTAGCAGAAATGCGTTACCACATTGTGACGTTTTTATGGATAACGGCTACACAAAAGAAGAGATGAAACTATCTCGTGAACCACAAAAAATATTTAACGACCGTACCTTCTCATTAACAGCAACAGCAGTGCGTATACCAACAGCAGGTGGCCACTCAGAGTCTGTAAACGTAGAGTTTTATAATGATGCAGACGTTAGCGAGGTAAGGCAAGTATTAAGCAAAGCAGCAGGCGTAGTTGTACAAGATAATCCAGATACAAACACCTACCCAATGCCAGTTTACGCACATAATAAAGACGATGTTTTTGTAGGGCGTATACGTAGAGATGAGTCGCAAGCAAACACATTAAATATGTGGATAGTTGCAGATAACCTACGTAAAGGAGCAGCAACAAATGCAGTGCAAATTGCAGAATACCTTAACAATAATAAGTTACTGTAA
- the mscL gene encoding large conductance mechanosensitive channel protein MscL, with amino-acid sequence MFKEFKNFIMTGNVIDLAVAVLLAGAMGLVVSGFVSDIMMPLVGHFSGGIDFADMKVVLDEAVVATDGTVTKPENAILYGKWINAIINLIIVGFVLFLIVKAYNKTKTPPAPAAPAGPTQEELLAQIRDLLKK; translated from the coding sequence ATGTTTAAAGAATTTAAGAATTTTATTATGACTGGCAACGTTATAGACTTAGCGGTTGCAGTATTATTGGCAGGCGCAATGGGGCTTGTAGTTAGCGGTTTCGTTAGCGATATTATGATGCCTCTTGTAGGTCACTTCTCTGGAGGAATTGATTTTGCAGATATGAAAGTTGTTCTAGATGAAGCAGTAGTTGCTACAGATGGTACTGTTACTAAGCCAGAAAACGCAATATTATATGGTAAATGGATTAATGCTATAATTAACCTTATTATTGTTGGTTTTGTGTTGTTCTTAATCGTAAAAGCTTACAACAAAACAAAAACTCCTCCGGCTCCAGCTGCACCAGCAGGACCAACACAAGAAGAGTTATTAGCACAAATTAGAGACTTACTAAAAAAGTAA
- the alr gene encoding alanine racemase yields the protein MPKATETVLEINLNYLEQNYKYLKSKLAPNTMFLAVVKAFAYGSDQVQIAKKITELGADYLAVAYTSEGVAIRKAGIQTPILVLHPQEVNFEEIVAYNLEPSIYSARILDQFIKYTSSINKEDYPVHLKFNTGLNRLGFLKADVPQIVQKIQETTTIKVASAFSHMAASEDLTEKEFTEQQIQKFKSISNTLDGLLCYSPIKHMCNTSGILNYPDAHFNMVRSGIGLYGFGNDAKYDVYLKPIASLKTVISQLHNLDPNQSVGYNMAYKATHKMVTATLPLGHADGIYRIYGNQKGFVFINGKKAPIVGNTCMDMIMVDVTNINCKEGDEVIVFNEVHTADALATAAGTISYELVTGISQRVNRVFIF from the coding sequence ATGCCTAAGGCAACAGAAACTGTTCTAGAAATTAACTTAAATTATTTAGAGCAAAACTACAAATACCTAAAATCTAAACTAGCACCAAACACAATGTTTTTGGCTGTGGTTAAAGCATTTGCATATGGTAGTGATCAAGTGCAAATTGCCAAAAAAATTACAGAACTAGGTGCAGATTATTTAGCTGTTGCATATACTAGTGAAGGTGTTGCAATACGCAAAGCAGGCATACAAACACCTATATTAGTACTGCATCCGCAAGAAGTAAATTTTGAAGAAATTGTGGCTTATAATTTAGAGCCAAGTATTTATTCTGCCAGAATTTTAGATCAGTTTATAAAATATACTTCATCAATAAATAAAGAAGATTATCCTGTACATTTAAAATTTAATACAGGATTAAATAGGTTGGGTTTTTTAAAGGCTGATGTGCCACAAATTGTTCAAAAAATACAAGAAACAACAACAATTAAAGTTGCTTCTGCTTTTTCTCATATGGCAGCGTCAGAAGATTTAACAGAAAAAGAGTTTACAGAGCAGCAAATACAAAAGTTTAAAAGTATAAGTAACACACTAGATGGTTTACTTTGCTATTCACCTATAAAACACATGTGTAATACATCTGGTATTTTAAATTATCCAGACGCTCACTTTAATATGGTACGTAGTGGTATAGGGTTGTATGGTTTTGGTAACGATGCAAAGTATGATGTGTATTTAAAACCAATAGCTAGTTTAAAAACAGTAATTTCTCAGTTGCATAACCTAGACCCAAACCAAAGTGTAGGGTATAATATGGCATACAAAGCCACCCATAAAATGGTAACAGCAACACTACCTTTAGGTCACGCAGATGGTATTTATAGAATTTATGGCAACCAAAAAGGATTTGTATTTATTAACGGCAAAAAAGCACCAATAGTTGGCAATACCTGTATGGATATGATTATGGTAGACGTAACCAATATAAACTGTAAAGAAGGCGATGAGGTTATTGTTTTTAATGAAGTGCATACTGCAGATGCATTAGCTACAGCAGCAGGTACAATCTCTTATGAATTGGTAACGGGAATATCACAGCGTGTTAACCGAGTTTTTATTTTTTAA
- a CDS encoding thymidine kinase, which translates to MFLENTVNPKEQFGWIEVICGSMFSGKTEELIRRLKRAQFAKQKVEIFKPIVDTRYHEEMVVSHDANEIRSTPVPAAANIRLLADGCDVVGIDEAQFFDDEIVTVCNDLANKGIRVLVAGLDMDFKGNPFGPMPALMATAEYVTKVHAICTRTGNLANYSFRKSNNDNLVMLGETEEYEPLSRAAYYKAMLKEKVKTIDVDAEQIKDPKKDSNA; encoded by the coding sequence ATGTTTCTTGAAAATACGGTTAACCCCAAAGAACAATTTGGCTGGATAGAGGTTATTTGCGGATCTATGTTCTCTGGTAAGACAGAAGAATTAATTAGAAGACTTAAACGTGCGCAGTTTGCAAAGCAAAAAGTTGAAATTTTTAAGCCTATTGTAGATACGCGCTACCATGAAGAAATGGTAGTGTCTCATGATGCTAATGAAATAAGGTCTACGCCTGTGCCTGCTGCTGCAAATATACGGTTGTTGGCAGATGGTTGTGATGTTGTAGGTATAGATGAAGCTCAGTTTTTTGATGACGAAATTGTTACAGTTTGTAATGATTTAGCTAACAAAGGCATACGTGTATTGGTAGCAGGTCTAGATATGGACTTTAAAGGAAATCCATTTGGGCCAATGCCAGCCTTAATGGCTACAGCCGAGTATGTAACTAAAGTGCATGCAATTTGTACACGTACGGGTAACTTAGCCAATTATAGTTTTAGAAAATCTAATAATGATAATTTAGTAATGCTAGGTGAAACCGAAGAGTATGAGCCACTAAGTAGAGCAGCATATTACAAAGCAATGCTTAAAGAAAAGGTAAAAACTATAGACGTAGACGCAGAGCAAATAAAAGACCCAAAAAAAGATAGTAATGCCTAA
- a CDS encoding DoxX family protein, with product MNSTKILYWIGTLLLTAIMCFSVYNYFFNHNAISGYFTHLGYPTYLIYPLAIAKILGLVAIWGNFSKTLKEWAYFGFFLNTTMAFAAHYITDNGGYLFAAIAFVGAALSYYFGKNQRP from the coding sequence ATGAATAGTACTAAAATACTTTATTGGATTGGCACATTATTGCTTACTGCAATTATGTGCTTTTCTGTTTACAACTATTTTTTTAACCACAATGCCATATCTGGGTATTTTACACACTTAGGCTACCCTACATATTTGATATACCCACTAGCAATTGCTAAAATTTTGGGCTTAGTAGCTATTTGGGGTAATTTTTCTAAAACACTTAAAGAGTGGGCTTACTTTGGTTTTTTCCTAAATACAACAATGGCATTTGCCGCACATTATATTACAGATAATGGTGGTTACCTATTTGCTGCTATAGCCTTTGTAGGTGCTGCACTATCTTACTACTTTGGTAAAAACCAAAGACCTTAA